One genomic window of Streptomyces spiramyceticus includes the following:
- a CDS encoding ADP-ribosylglycohydrolase family protein produces MTPHSTRTADRILGGWLGRIAGNMLGKPVERGDYWTRSRIDRYLRLTGALPLTDYLPAPPPGAAGFEMRPEWPECVRGRISGSCRDDDIDYAILGLHLLETHGFGFTTEQVGELWLLRLPYLQTFTAERATYRNLANGIKPPLSATYDNPYQEWIGALIRADIFGWTAPGDPHRAAALARRDAVLSHTGNGVYGAMWAAALVAAAFTAPGPRAAIEVALERVPASSRLARTVRHTVALHATGAAWADTLTALEEETGRLGWIHTVPNAAVITAGLLYGDGDFTRTITLTVRGGLDTDSNGATAGSVAGVLCGAAGIPRQWTDPLEDTVRSAVFGFDGIRISELADRTAQLARQDTRRTA; encoded by the coding sequence ATGACGCCACACAGCACGCGGACGGCCGACCGGATCCTCGGCGGCTGGCTGGGCCGGATCGCGGGGAACATGCTCGGCAAGCCCGTCGAGCGCGGCGACTACTGGACGCGCTCGCGCATCGACCGCTACCTGCGACTCACCGGCGCGCTGCCGCTCACCGACTACCTGCCCGCGCCCCCGCCCGGCGCGGCCGGTTTCGAGATGCGCCCCGAGTGGCCGGAGTGCGTGCGCGGCCGGATCAGCGGCAGCTGCCGCGACGACGACATCGACTACGCGATCCTCGGGCTGCACCTCCTGGAGACCCACGGCTTCGGTTTCACCACCGAGCAGGTCGGCGAGCTGTGGCTGCTGCGGCTGCCCTATCTCCAGACCTTCACCGCCGAGCGTGCGACGTACCGCAATCTCGCGAACGGCATCAAGCCGCCGCTGTCCGCCACCTACGACAACCCGTACCAGGAGTGGATCGGCGCCCTCATCCGCGCCGACATCTTCGGCTGGACGGCCCCCGGGGACCCGCACCGGGCCGCCGCCCTCGCCCGCCGCGACGCCGTGCTCTCGCACACCGGCAATGGGGTGTACGGCGCGATGTGGGCGGCCGCCCTGGTCGCCGCCGCGTTCACCGCGCCGGGCCCGCGCGCCGCGATCGAGGTGGCGCTGGAGCGCGTACCGGCGAGCAGCCGACTCGCCCGTACGGTCCGGCACACCGTCGCCCTGCATGCGACCGGCGCCGCCTGGGCGGACACGCTCACCGCACTGGAGGAGGAGACGGGGCGCCTCGGCTGGATCCACACCGTCCCGAACGCCGCCGTGATCACGGCGGGACTGCTGTACGGCGACGGCGACTTCACCCGGACCATCACACTCACCGTGCGCGGCGGCCTCGACACCGACTCGAACGGCGCGACGGCGGGCTCGGTGGCCGGGGTTCTGTGCGGCGCGGCCGGGATTCCGCGCCAGTGGACCGATCCGCTGGAGGACACCGTACGCAGCGCGGTGTTCGGCTTCGACGGCATACGGATCAGTGAACTGGCCGACCGTACGGCCCAACTGGCCAGGCAGGATACGCGACGTACCGCTTGA
- the pssA gene encoding CDP-diacylglycerol--serine O-phosphatidyltransferase, translating to MPEAEEETDAEDMPLSLRLSIADTLTLGNATCGFMAVYFTTTGILIPHLQGSQETGMARHSAATAVILMLLAAIFDLCDGLVARKLRSSPMGAELDNLSDLISFGLAPAYFVLVYGMVADDAHQRVSALAAIVVLLAVVLRLARFSCVTMKDGMFQGMPSPFGALTVVSIVLLELPFIPTLLAIIGVAWLMVSRVEYPKPRGVLAVAMLAWIVGAMGLLAAWAFDAPGGQFLLATGCALQVVLGAVIPLFATARRVNTFRDNRREARAAQLP from the coding sequence GTGCCGGAGGCCGAGGAAGAGACCGACGCCGAGGACATGCCGCTCTCTCTGCGGCTGTCAATAGCGGATACGCTCACCCTCGGTAACGCGACGTGCGGATTCATGGCGGTGTACTTCACCACCACCGGAATCCTCATCCCGCACCTCCAGGGCAGCCAGGAGACCGGCATGGCGCGGCACAGTGCCGCGACCGCCGTGATCCTGATGCTCCTCGCGGCGATCTTCGACCTGTGCGACGGGCTCGTGGCGCGCAAGCTGCGCAGCTCGCCGATGGGTGCGGAGCTGGACAACCTCTCCGACCTGATCAGCTTCGGGCTCGCCCCGGCCTACTTCGTACTCGTGTACGGAATGGTCGCGGACGACGCCCACCAGCGTGTTTCGGCGCTGGCGGCGATCGTGGTCCTGTTGGCGGTGGTTCTGCGGCTTGCGAGATTCTCCTGCGTGACCATGAAGGACGGCATGTTCCAGGGCATGCCGAGCCCCTTCGGTGCGCTCACGGTCGTCTCGATCGTGCTGCTTGAGCTTCCCTTCATCCCCACGCTGCTCGCCATCATCGGCGTCGCGTGGCTGATGGTGAGCCGGGTCGAGTACCCGAAGCCGCGGGGTGTCCTCGCGGTGGCCATGCTCGCCTGGATAGTGGGCGCGATGGGGCTGCTCGCGGCCTGGGCGTTCGACGCGCCCGGCGGACAGTTCCTGCTCGCGACCGGGTGCGCGCTCCAGGTGGTTCTGGGTGCGGTCATCCCGCTCTTCGCGACGGCGCGGCGCGTGAACACGTTCCGCGACAACCGACGCGAGGCGAGGGCGGCGCAGCTGCCGTAA
- a CDS encoding branched-chain amino acid ABC transporter permease, which produces MSESTKETTKETTEGTAKGTGRPRRIPRTAWLWIAGAVLLLALPFYLERFWLQAGLFAMAAAIGAIGLNLLTGATGQLSMGHAFFLAVGAYGYCVFAGDGTGTLTGLNLPSWLAAVLAVALAGVAGGLFSPISGRLQGAYLGIATLALIFIGQHVLFNAHDLTGGFNGRDVPPLNLFGIAFDESELMVGAVPFGSAEKLWYVALIALAGCALFARGVLRGRPGRAMNAIRDHRIAAGVMGVPVARYRAGVFVLSSMYAGLAGVLLALVFQRTVPEYFGMILSLEYLAMIVIGGLGSVAGAVVGAVFVSMLPQLLTRYSDALPLVSAPGTGGVAPGEASRYLYGAAIVAVVLFLPGGLVRPAFRRRKTTTSEESR; this is translated from the coding sequence GTGTCTGAATCGACCAAGGAGACCACCAAGGAGACCACCGAGGGGACCGCCAAGGGCACCGGTCGCCCGCGACGCATCCCGCGCACCGCCTGGCTGTGGATCGCCGGTGCAGTCCTCCTCCTCGCACTGCCCTTCTACCTGGAGCGCTTCTGGCTCCAGGCCGGGCTCTTCGCGATGGCCGCCGCCATCGGCGCCATCGGCCTCAACCTCCTCACCGGCGCCACCGGCCAGCTCTCCATGGGCCACGCGTTCTTCCTCGCCGTCGGCGCGTACGGCTACTGCGTCTTCGCCGGGGACGGCACCGGCACGCTCACCGGCCTCAATCTGCCCAGCTGGCTCGCCGCAGTCCTCGCGGTGGCGCTCGCCGGGGTCGCGGGCGGCCTCTTCAGCCCCATCTCGGGACGCCTCCAGGGCGCGTATCTCGGTATCGCGACCCTCGCGCTGATCTTCATCGGCCAGCATGTCCTCTTCAACGCGCACGACCTGACCGGCGGCTTCAACGGCCGCGACGTCCCCCCGCTCAACCTCTTCGGGATCGCCTTCGACGAGAGCGAGCTGATGGTGGGCGCCGTGCCCTTCGGTTCCGCCGAGAAGCTCTGGTACGTCGCCCTGATCGCCCTGGCAGGCTGCGCGCTCTTCGCCCGCGGCGTACTGCGCGGGCGACCCGGAAGGGCCATGAACGCCATCCGTGACCACCGCATCGCCGCGGGGGTCATGGGGGTCCCGGTCGCCCGCTACCGGGCCGGGGTGTTCGTCCTCTCCTCCATGTACGCGGGACTGGCGGGCGTTCTGCTCGCTCTGGTCTTCCAGCGGACCGTGCCGGAGTACTTCGGCATGATCCTGTCCCTCGAATACCTGGCCATGATCGTCATCGGCGGTCTCGGCTCGGTCGCGGGAGCGGTGGTGGGAGCCGTATTCGTCTCCATGCTGCCCCAGCTCCTCACCCGGTACAGCGATGCCCTGCCCCTCGTCTCCGCGCCCGGTACGGGCGGGGTCGCTCCGGGTGAGGCATCGCGGTACCTCTACGGCGCCGCCATTGTCGCGGTGGTGCTCTTCCTGCCGGGCGGCTTGGTGCGGCCGGCCTTTCGGCGACGCAAGACAACAACCTCAGAGGAGTCACGATGA
- a CDS encoding phosphatidylserine decarboxylase: MPHSQTSAPRDGFLKGRLARGASPWLLPTVATAALSLSRARKSGRWAAVAVPTTALAAGMLWFFRDPEREITQGRVISPADGVVQSIMPWKDGRTRVAIFMSPLNVHVNRAPLAGTVTSVEHIPGGFVPAFNKESENNERVVWHFDTELGDIEMVQIAGAVARRIVPYVPQGTKVEQGERIGLIRFGSRVDIYLPEGVDVAVEVGQATTAGVTRIDRD; encoded by the coding sequence ATGCCCCACAGCCAAACCTCTGCACCTCGCGACGGCTTCCTCAAGGGACGCCTTGCTCGCGGAGCATCGCCGTGGCTTCTGCCGACCGTCGCCACAGCGGCGCTCAGCCTCTCCCGGGCTCGCAAGTCCGGCCGCTGGGCTGCCGTCGCCGTGCCCACCACCGCGCTCGCGGCGGGCATGCTGTGGTTCTTCCGCGACCCCGAGCGCGAGATCACCCAGGGCCGGGTCATTTCCCCGGCCGACGGAGTGGTGCAGAGCATCATGCCGTGGAAGGACGGGCGTACCCGCGTCGCGATCTTCATGAGCCCGCTGAACGTCCACGTCAACCGCGCGCCCCTGGCGGGCACGGTGACGTCGGTCGAGCACATCCCCGGCGGGTTCGTTCCGGCGTTCAACAAGGAGAGCGAGAACAACGAGCGCGTTGTCTGGCACTTCGACACCGAGCTCGGCGACATCGAGATGGTGCAGATCGCCGGCGCGGTCGCGCGCCGCATCGTCCCGTACGTCCCCCAGGGCACCAAGGTCGAGCAGGGTGAGCGCATCGGTCTCATCCGCTTCGGCTCGCGCGTCGACATCTACCTTCCGGAAGGTGTCGATGTCGCCGTCGAGGTCGGCCAGGCCACCACTGCGGGGGTGACTCGAATTGACCGTGACTGA
- a CDS encoding glycerate kinase → MTDGAVTETARVLVAADKFKGSLTAVQVAERVTAGLRRVVPDVRVEALPVADGGDGTVAAAVAAGFERREVRVTGPLGEQLTAAFALRDGTAVVEMAEASGLQHLPAGVFAPLTATTYGSGELLRAALDAGARTIVFGVGGSASTDGGAGMLAALGARFLDAAGEPVGPGGGGLRDLVSADLGGLDPRLADVDLVLASDVDNPLTGPKGAAAVYGPQKGATEADVATLDAALAHYASVLGPELADAPGAGAAGGIGYGALIALGASFRPGIEVMLDVLGFGPALERATLVITGEGSLDEQTLHGKAPAGVAAAARAKNIEVIAVCGRLALPPEVLGRAGIRRAYALTDLEPDPARSMAEAGPLLERVAEKIARDFLT, encoded by the coding sequence GTGACGGACGGAGCAGTAACTGAGACCGCCCGCGTGCTCGTCGCGGCGGACAAGTTCAAGGGTTCGCTCACGGCTGTGCAGGTCGCGGAGCGGGTGACGGCCGGGCTGCGGCGGGTCGTCCCCGACGTACGGGTCGAGGCACTGCCCGTCGCCGACGGCGGCGACGGAACGGTGGCCGCGGCGGTCGCGGCCGGGTTCGAGCGCCGGGAGGTACGGGTCACCGGGCCGCTCGGCGAGCAGCTCACGGCGGCCTTCGCGCTGCGCGACGGCACCGCTGTGGTCGAGATGGCGGAGGCCTCGGGCCTCCAGCACCTCCCCGCCGGCGTCTTCGCGCCGCTCACCGCCACGACGTACGGCTCCGGCGAGCTGTTGCGCGCCGCGCTCGACGCGGGCGCCCGCACGATCGTCTTCGGTGTCGGCGGCAGCGCCAGCACGGACGGGGGCGCCGGGATGCTGGCCGCGCTCGGGGCGCGCTTCCTGGACGCGGCGGGCGAGCCCGTCGGGCCCGGTGGCGGGGGCCTGCGCGACCTCGTGAGCGCCGACCTCGGCGGTCTCGACCCGCGCCTCGCCGACGTGGACCTCGTCCTCGCCAGCGACGTCGACAACCCGCTGACCGGCCCCAAGGGCGCGGCGGCGGTGTACGGCCCGCAGAAGGGCGCCACCGAGGCCGACGTGGCCACCCTCGACGCAGCCCTTGCGCACTACGCCTCGGTCCTCGGCCCGGAGCTTGCCGATGCGCCGGGCGCGGGTGCGGCCGGCGGTATCGGCTACGGGGCACTGATCGCGCTCGGCGCGAGCTTCCGCCCCGGCATCGAGGTCATGCTCGACGTCCTGGGCTTCGGCCCCGCGCTGGAGCGGGCCACCCTGGTCATCACCGGCGAGGGCTCCCTCGACGAGCAGACCCTGCACGGCAAGGCGCCCGCGGGGGTGGCGGCGGCGGCCCGCGCCAAGAACATCGAGGTCATCGCTGTGTGCGGCCGCCTGGCGCTGCCGCCGGAGGTGCTGGGCCGGGCGGGGATCCGCCGCGCGTACGCCCTGACGGATCTGGAGCCGGACCCGGCGAGGTCGATGGCGGAGGCGGGCCCGCTGCTGGAACGAGTGGCGGAGAAGATCGCCCGGGACTTCTTGACCTGA
- a CDS encoding ABC transporter substrate-binding protein yields MTTRNQVTRTTAATLAALLALTAAGCSSKSKDEKDDKPAAGGVQTGKGVTDKKIKLGVLTDMSGVYASLGKSVTQAQQLYAKQTNAAGGICGRQIELTVRDHGYDPQKAVSGYTELSPEVLGFVQFIGSPFVAAVKPRIDGQDKGLVIPQAWSASLLGSPSIRVIGNTYDVETINAIDFLTKEKGVKKGDKIGHVYFEGDYGENALAGAKYAAEKAGLTIVEQKIKPTDNDMTAQVAALKKAGVRGVVISAGPRQAASFVGVSAAVGMKVPIIGNNSAFAPQLLATQAGPALMKNYYVASPTEPIGTESPAGKKLVADYKKAYPSDSLDNGVVAGWTAASVFGEALKKACVSKDLTREGLGKALLTINSYDSGFGTTHDFTDPKAPSSRQTVILRPDKKATGGMKVVREAKVSDAAKSYTVGG; encoded by the coding sequence ATGACCACGCGTAATCAGGTCACCAGAACGACCGCCGCCACCCTCGCGGCGCTGCTCGCGCTGACCGCGGCAGGTTGCAGCTCGAAGTCGAAGGACGAGAAGGACGACAAGCCCGCGGCGGGCGGAGTCCAGACCGGGAAGGGCGTCACCGACAAGAAGATCAAGCTCGGTGTCCTGACCGACATGTCCGGCGTCTACGCCTCGCTCGGCAAGAGCGTCACCCAGGCCCAGCAGCTCTACGCGAAGCAGACCAACGCGGCCGGCGGCATCTGCGGCCGGCAGATCGAGCTCACGGTGCGCGACCACGGCTACGACCCGCAGAAGGCCGTCTCCGGCTACACCGAGCTGTCGCCGGAGGTCCTGGGCTTCGTCCAGTTCATCGGCTCGCCCTTCGTCGCAGCGGTCAAGCCGCGCATCGACGGCCAGGACAAGGGACTCGTCATCCCGCAGGCCTGGTCCGCCTCCCTGCTCGGCAGCCCGTCCATCCGCGTCATCGGCAATACGTACGACGTGGAGACGATCAACGCGATCGACTTCCTGACGAAGGAAAAGGGCGTCAAGAAGGGCGACAAGATCGGCCACGTCTACTTCGAGGGCGACTACGGCGAGAACGCCCTCGCCGGGGCGAAGTACGCGGCGGAGAAGGCCGGTCTCACCATCGTCGAGCAGAAGATCAAGCCGACCGACAACGACATGACGGCCCAGGTTGCGGCGCTCAAGAAGGCCGGGGTCAGGGGAGTCGTCATCAGTGCCGGACCCCGCCAGGCCGCTTCGTTCGTCGGCGTCTCGGCGGCGGTCGGGATGAAGGTGCCGATCATCGGCAACAACTCTGCCTTCGCGCCGCAGCTGCTCGCCACCCAGGCCGGTCCCGCGCTGATGAAGAACTACTACGTGGCTTCGCCCACGGAGCCGATAGGCACGGAGTCGCCCGCCGGCAAGAAGCTCGTCGCCGACTACAAGAAGGCGTACCCGTCGGACTCCCTCGACAACGGCGTGGTGGCCGGCTGGACGGCAGCCTCGGTCTTCGGTGAGGCGCTGAAGAAGGCGTGCGTGTCGAAGGACCTGACCCGCGAGGGCCTCGGCAAGGCCCTGCTGACCATCAACTCCTACGACTCGGGCTTCGGCACCACGCACGACTTCACCGACCCGAAGGCGCCGTCCTCGCGCCAGACGGTCATCCTGCGGCCGGACAAGAAGGCGACCGGCGGCATGAAGGTGGTGCGCGAGGCGAAGGTCTCGGACGCCGCCAAGAGCTACACCGTGGGCGGCTGA
- a CDS encoding ABC transporter ATP-binding protein, with amino-acid sequence MSTEATLEVRDLTVRFAGLTALDAVNFTVRPGTVHAVIGPNGAGKSTCFNVLSGVYRATSGSVRFGGQELTGLPPHRIADLGIARIFQNLALPPGATVEDSLMLGRHRLTRTGFVAAGLRLPSAAREEAKHRERVREIAAFVGLEDQLGRPAGTLPYGQQKLAELARALCMEPKVLLLDEPVAGMTADERRATASIVAGVRDSLGISIVLVEHDMGVVMRLADTVTVLDFGRLIADGTPASVQSDPAVVRAYLGEEATS; translated from the coding sequence ATGAGCACCGAAGCGACCCTGGAAGTACGGGATTTGACGGTACGGTTCGCCGGCCTCACCGCACTGGACGCGGTCAATTTCACCGTACGTCCCGGAACCGTGCACGCCGTCATCGGACCCAACGGCGCCGGCAAGTCCACCTGCTTCAACGTCCTTTCGGGCGTCTACCGGGCCACCTCCGGCAGCGTCCGCTTCGGCGGACAGGAGCTGACCGGGCTGCCGCCCCACCGCATCGCGGACCTCGGCATCGCCAGGATCTTCCAGAACCTCGCCCTGCCGCCCGGCGCCACCGTCGAGGACAGCCTGATGCTCGGCCGCCACCGCCTCACCCGTACCGGTTTCGTCGCCGCCGGGCTGCGACTCCCCTCCGCCGCACGAGAGGAGGCGAAGCACCGTGAGCGCGTCCGGGAGATCGCCGCGTTCGTCGGGCTGGAGGACCAACTCGGCCGCCCCGCGGGCACGTTGCCGTACGGGCAGCAGAAGCTCGCCGAGCTGGCCCGTGCACTGTGCATGGAGCCCAAGGTGCTGCTCCTCGACGAGCCGGTCGCCGGAATGACCGCCGACGAACGCCGGGCCACCGCGTCCATCGTCGCGGGCGTACGGGACAGCCTCGGCATCTCCATCGTGCTGGTCGAGCACGACATGGGAGTGGTGATGCGACTCGCCGACACCGTGACCGTCCTCGACTTCGGGCGGCTGATCGCCGACGGGACACCCGCCTCCGTCCAGTCCGACCCCGCCGTCGTCCGCGCCTACCTGGGAGAGGAGGCCACCTCATGA
- a CDS encoding ABC transporter ATP-binding protein, translated as MPGAALEIRDLSAGYGPVRALRHVSLTLPEGAVVAVLGSNGAGKSTLLRAISRTLSFHGGAVTGGTVAFDGRPLTGLSPDRVVAAGLCQVPEGRQVFARMTVADNLRAGALGSTGNRAAQAAALRRVHELFPVLAERAGQRAGLLSGGEQQMLAVARALMAGPKLLLLDEPSLGLAPLMAQRIAETITEINAQGTAVLLVEQNAAIALRLASHAYVLDVGEVVLSGPADELAASDEVRRRYLGVVDEEAAADASEAVAAHRTLSAWEGR; from the coding sequence ATGCCTGGCGCCGCATTGGAAATACGGGACCTGTCGGCGGGATACGGACCCGTGAGGGCGCTGCGACACGTGTCGCTGACGTTGCCCGAGGGGGCCGTGGTCGCCGTACTGGGCAGCAACGGAGCCGGCAAGTCCACGCTCCTGCGCGCCATCTCCCGCACGCTGTCGTTTCACGGCGGAGCGGTCACCGGAGGCACCGTCGCCTTCGACGGCCGGCCGCTGACCGGGCTCTCCCCCGACCGGGTGGTGGCCGCCGGGCTCTGCCAGGTGCCGGAAGGGCGCCAGGTCTTCGCGCGGATGACAGTCGCCGACAATCTGCGCGCCGGCGCACTCGGCTCCACCGGCAACCGCGCCGCCCAGGCCGCGGCGCTGCGACGGGTCCATGAGCTGTTCCCGGTACTGGCCGAACGCGCCGGACAGCGCGCAGGGCTCCTCTCCGGCGGCGAGCAGCAGATGCTCGCGGTCGCCAGGGCCCTGATGGCCGGGCCGAAACTGCTCCTGCTCGACGAGCCCTCACTCGGGCTCGCCCCGCTGATGGCACAACGCATCGCCGAGACGATCACGGAGATCAACGCGCAGGGCACGGCCGTACTGCTCGTAGAACAGAACGCCGCCATCGCCCTGCGCCTCGCCTCCCACGCGTACGTCCTGGACGTCGGCGAGGTCGTGCTGTCCGGGCCCGCCGACGAGCTCGCCGCGTCCGACGAGGTACGCCGCCGCTATTTGGGCGTCGTCGACGAGGAGGCCGCGGCCGACGCCTCCGAGGCCGTGGCGGCCCACCGCACCCTCAGTGCCTGGGAGGGCCGATGA
- a CDS encoding branched-chain amino acid ABC transporter permease — MTTFAELLLNGISIGSVYALIALGFVVIFRATEVVNFAHASLLLAGGYVTAVLHDDIGFWLALLAGIGGAAAVGAGVEFLVMRRYRGSNHSVLAIVTIGVDILLTTELTRRIGTDVLSLGDPWGDSVLTFGGVTVAHTRIAAFVAAGLLITVFLLAFRFTSWGVAMRAAAENSETAALMGVRLGRVSLGAWAVAGGLAAVAALFLTVFPTPGLERTSSLAAMKAFPAAILGGLDSTTGALVGGFLVGMTESLATGYQSDLTFLGRGIGDLAPYLVMVAVLLIRPSGLFGTKELARV, encoded by the coding sequence ATGACCACCTTCGCCGAACTGCTCCTCAACGGGATCTCGATCGGTTCCGTCTACGCCCTGATCGCCCTCGGCTTCGTGGTGATCTTCCGCGCCACCGAGGTCGTCAACTTCGCCCACGCCTCACTGCTGCTCGCAGGCGGTTACGTCACCGCCGTCCTCCACGACGACATCGGCTTCTGGCTCGCCCTGCTCGCCGGGATCGGCGGCGCCGCCGCCGTAGGAGCCGGGGTCGAGTTCCTGGTGATGCGCCGTTACCGGGGCTCGAACCACAGCGTGCTCGCCATCGTCACCATCGGCGTCGACATCCTCCTCACCACCGAGCTGACCCGGCGCATCGGCACCGATGTGCTCTCCCTGGGCGACCCGTGGGGCGACTCGGTGCTCACCTTCGGCGGGGTGACCGTGGCGCACACCCGCATCGCCGCGTTCGTCGCCGCGGGCCTGCTCATCACGGTCTTCCTGCTCGCCTTCCGCTTCACCTCCTGGGGCGTGGCGATGCGCGCCGCCGCCGAGAACTCGGAGACCGCCGCACTGATGGGCGTACGCCTGGGCAGGGTCTCGCTCGGCGCCTGGGCCGTGGCGGGCGGACTCGCCGCCGTCGCCGCGCTCTTCCTGACCGTCTTCCCGACGCCGGGCCTTGAGCGCACCAGCTCGCTCGCCGCGATGAAGGCATTCCCCGCCGCGATCCTCGGCGGCCTCGACTCCACCACCGGCGCACTCGTCGGCGGCTTCCTCGTCGGCATGACCGAGTCGCTGGCCACCGGTTACCAGAGCGATCTGACCTTCCTCGGCCGGGGCATCGGCGACCTGGCTCCGTATCTGGTGATGGTCGCCGTCCTGCTGATCCGGCCGTCCGGCCTCTTCGGTACGAAGGAGCTGGCCCGTGTCTGA
- a CDS encoding PucR family transcriptional regulator, with the protein MGARRARTGHDWAVLTEACAALLGRLPDLVDQHMRELNAHSPLYGQVLSQDQHWQETEQAMRIGIEAISAPKSQPRRDLEYAEWTGRRRAQQGFPLELLVHSYRHAGYLVWDALLEGAEAESPETLAVLMRAATTVFAAVDAQAAIASEAYRATESELRHRTDERLQALLDALLEGKDSPGLAARAAAGLDLPEQGRYAVVVLRVERRDGREPFHRRIEGTGMRFIWRMRTDCEVGVVSLGEETTPADLSELLAGRCPGPGGISPVVDGLAGLGGARRLADLALRTCAPDATGIVRLDERMPTALVVSQPELAERLVADVFAGVMELDPADRVVLLETLDAWLSCEGSAGRTAGRLYCHRNTVFNRLRRLEQLTSRSLSRPRDLIEMTLALDAFRLSGA; encoded by the coding sequence ATGGGAGCCCGCAGAGCACGGACGGGGCACGACTGGGCGGTGCTGACCGAGGCATGTGCGGCGCTGCTCGGCCGACTGCCGGATCTGGTGGATCAGCACATGCGCGAGCTGAACGCGCACTCGCCGCTGTACGGGCAGGTCCTGTCGCAGGACCAGCACTGGCAGGAGACCGAACAGGCGATGCGGATCGGCATCGAGGCGATCTCCGCGCCGAAGTCGCAGCCGCGACGGGATCTGGAGTACGCGGAGTGGACGGGCCGGCGCCGGGCGCAGCAGGGCTTCCCGCTGGAACTGCTCGTGCACTCCTACCGGCACGCGGGCTACCTCGTGTGGGACGCGCTCCTGGAGGGCGCGGAGGCGGAGAGTCCCGAGACGCTTGCGGTGCTCATGCGGGCGGCCACGACGGTGTTCGCTGCGGTGGACGCGCAGGCTGCGATCGCGTCGGAGGCGTACCGCGCGACGGAGTCGGAGCTGCGCCACCGTACGGACGAACGGCTCCAGGCGCTGCTCGACGCGCTGCTGGAGGGCAAGGACTCGCCGGGCCTGGCCGCCCGCGCGGCGGCCGGTCTCGATCTGCCGGAGCAGGGGCGGTACGCGGTGGTGGTGCTTCGGGTGGAACGGCGGGACGGGCGCGAGCCCTTCCACCGGCGCATCGAGGGCACAGGTATGCGGTTCATCTGGCGGATGCGCACGGACTGCGAGGTGGGGGTGGTCTCGCTGGGCGAGGAGACGACCCCGGCCGACCTGTCCGAGCTCCTGGCCGGACGGTGTCCGGGGCCCGGCGGGATCAGTCCGGTGGTGGACGGGCTCGCCGGCCTGGGCGGGGCCCGCCGGCTGGCGGACCTGGCACTGCGGACGTGTGCGCCGGACGCGACGGGGATCGTACGGCTCGACGAGCGAATGCCGACGGCACTGGTGGTGAGCCAGCCGGAGCTGGCGGAGCGGCTGGTGGCGGATGTGTTCGCCGGCGTGATGGAACTGGACCCGGCCGACCGGGTGGTGCTGTTGGAGACGCTGGATGCGTGGCTGTCTTGCGAGGGGTCGGCGGGGCGGACGGCTGGGCGGCTGTACTGCCACCGGAATACGGTGTTCAACCGACTTCGGCGACTGGAGCAGCTGACGTCCCGTTCGCTGTCGCGCCCTCGGGACCTGATCGAGATGACGCTGGCGCTGGACGCGTTTCGGTTGAGCGGGGCGTGA
- a CDS encoding HNH endonuclease, whose product MREDTDDNVQPLCRPCHRLKTREDFGAGGTPL is encoded by the coding sequence ATGCGCGAGGACACGGACGACAACGTTCAACCGCTGTGCCGTCCGTGCCATCGACTCAAGACGCGTGAGGATTTCGGGGCCGGTGGGACGCCGCTCTAA